In Pectobacterium aroidearum, the following are encoded in one genomic region:
- a CDS encoding autotransporter assembly complex family protein: protein MCALLLLAPESQAANVRLQVMGLEGQLQKNVRARLSTIAVDEVNADGRFRSRVDEAIRQGLRALGYYDPQIGFEFRPAVNGGRPVLIATVTPGEPVKIAGVNITLRGGAHDDKDYQQLVKDDRPEIGSVLNHGDFDRFKSGLNGLSLRKGYFDARFQQSQLGVMREEREAFWDIDFDSGERYRFGAVHFQGAQIRDDYLQNLVPFHEGDAYTSEDLGELNRRLSATGWFNSVVVSPDFDQSKSSKVLPLEAVVTPRTRNRIETGVGYATDVGPRFKTTWNKPWVNSRGHSLESSLSVSAPEQSLDFSYKIPLLKNPLEQYYLLQGGFKREDLNDTKSDGTTLNVARYWDLSSGWQRAINLRWSLDHFTQASVTDTTMLIYPGVSINRTRQRGGLMPVWGDTQRYSIDVSDTLWGSDIDFAVVQAQNVWIRTLADKHRFVARGNLGWIETNNFSRVPPSLRFFAGGDRSIRGYKYKSISPRDSDGKLTGASKLATGSLEYQYNVTGKWWGAVFVDSGEAVNDIKRSNFKTGSGVGVRWASPIGPVKLDVAMPIGDAEKKNDVQFYIALGPEL from the coding sequence ATGTGCGCGCTGCTTCTGTTGGCACCGGAGAGCCAGGCGGCGAATGTGCGTCTGCAAGTCATGGGGCTGGAAGGGCAGCTACAAAAAAATGTTCGGGCACGTTTATCGACCATTGCGGTTGATGAGGTGAATGCCGACGGGCGTTTCCGCTCGCGCGTCGATGAAGCGATCCGTCAGGGATTGCGCGCGCTTGGCTATTACGATCCACAGATTGGCTTTGAATTCCGGCCTGCCGTTAATGGCGGGCGACCCGTATTAATTGCTACCGTCACCCCCGGCGAACCGGTAAAAATTGCCGGAGTGAACATCACCCTGCGCGGTGGCGCGCATGACGATAAAGACTACCAGCAGCTGGTTAAAGACGATCGCCCTGAAATCGGGTCGGTGCTGAACCACGGCGATTTCGATCGCTTTAAAAGCGGGTTGAACGGTTTGTCATTACGCAAAGGCTATTTCGATGCGCGCTTCCAGCAAAGCCAGCTTGGCGTTATGCGGGAAGAGAGAGAAGCGTTTTGGGATATCGATTTTGATAGCGGTGAACGCTATCGCTTTGGCGCTGTACATTTTCAGGGCGCACAAATCCGCGATGATTATCTGCAAAATCTGGTGCCGTTTCATGAAGGCGATGCCTACACCAGTGAAGATCTCGGTGAGTTAAACCGTCGTCTTTCTGCGACGGGATGGTTTAATTCTGTCGTGGTCTCACCCGATTTCGATCAGTCGAAAAGCTCCAAGGTGCTGCCGCTGGAAGCGGTGGTGACACCGCGAACCCGTAACCGCATCGAAACCGGGGTGGGGTACGCGACCGATGTCGGCCCGCGCTTTAAAACCACCTGGAATAAGCCCTGGGTGAATTCGCGGGGCCACAGTCTGGAAAGCAGCCTGAGTGTGTCTGCGCCGGAGCAATCGCTTGATTTTAGCTACAAAATCCCCTTATTGAAGAACCCGCTAGAGCAGTATTACCTGCTGCAAGGCGGCTTCAAGCGCGAAGATCTCAACGATACCAAATCCGATGGCACCACGCTGAATGTGGCACGCTACTGGGATCTCTCCAGCGGGTGGCAACGGGCGATTAATCTGCGCTGGAGTCTCGACCACTTTACGCAGGCGAGCGTGACGGATACCACGATGCTGATCTATCCGGGCGTCAGCATTAACCGAACCCGTCAACGCGGCGGGCTGATGCCGGTGTGGGGCGACACGCAGCGCTATTCCATCGATGTTTCAGACACCCTCTGGGGATCGGATATCGATTTTGCCGTGGTTCAGGCGCAAAACGTCTGGATTCGTACGCTGGCGGACAAACACCGCTTTGTGGCGCGCGGCAATCTGGGCTGGATTGAGACCAACAATTTCTCCCGTGTCCCGCCCTCACTGCGTTTCTTTGCCGGTGGCGATCGCAGCATTCGTGGGTATAAATACAAATCGATTTCGCCGCGCGACAGCGACGGCAAACTGACCGGTGCGTCCAAGCTGGCGACCGGCTCGCTCGAATACCAATACAACGTAACGGGAAAATGGTGGGGCGCGGTTTTTGTTGATTCAGGTGAAGCAGTGAATGACATCAAACGGAGTAATTTCAAGACCGGTTCGGGCGTCGGCGTACGCTGGGCCTCGCCGATTGGCCCGGTGAAACTCGATGTTGCCATGCCGATCGGCGATGCAGAGAAGAAGAACGATGTTCAGTTCTATATCGCGCTGGGGCCTGAATTATGA